A stretch of the Bacillus sp. B-jedd genome encodes the following:
- a CDS encoding CpaF family protein, with protein MSLLKRLGKEELIMANKPASASVFHYNRSIPEDGLESKLHNFLVEEVKKASNEQDINYDEVIERKSDEFLQKEAAHLSFEDKQAIFQGAKNELVGYGPITPLLADPDITEVMVNGPKDIYVERKGKIKKTSIHFKDDDHVLRIIEKIVHPLGRRIDESSPMVDARLPDGSRVNAIIPPLAIYGPVLTIRKFSDTPFTINNLIQFQTLSTEMADFIEACVVSQLNIFISGGTGSGKTSTLNVLSSFIPENERIVTIEDAAELKLSQEHVVALESRPPNIEGQGAISIRDLVRNSLRMRPDRIIVGEVRSAEALDMLQAMNTGHDGSLGTGHANSPRDLLARLETMVLMAGFDLPVRAIREQISSALDIIIHQTRMKDGTRKITHITEVLGLEGDTIVTQDIFIFKETGLTEEGKIKGRFKSTGIRPACADRLELSGFTIPASWYVEEWRV; from the coding sequence ATGTCCCTTTTAAAAAGGCTAGGCAAAGAAGAACTGATAATGGCAAATAAGCCTGCTTCCGCATCTGTATTTCACTATAATCGCAGCATCCCGGAGGACGGGCTGGAAAGTAAGTTGCATAACTTCCTAGTGGAAGAAGTGAAAAAGGCGTCCAATGAGCAGGATATCAACTACGATGAAGTAATCGAACGAAAATCGGATGAATTTTTGCAAAAAGAAGCCGCTCATCTGTCGTTTGAGGATAAACAGGCGATTTTCCAAGGGGCGAAGAACGAGTTGGTCGGATATGGGCCGATTACTCCGCTTCTTGCAGACCCGGACATTACCGAAGTCATGGTAAACGGCCCAAAAGATATTTATGTGGAAAGAAAGGGGAAAATCAAGAAAACCTCTATCCATTTCAAGGATGATGACCATGTCCTGCGGATCATCGAAAAGATTGTACACCCGCTCGGGCGCCGGATTGACGAAAGCTCGCCAATGGTGGACGCGCGGCTTCCGGATGGTTCCCGGGTCAACGCCATCATCCCGCCGCTAGCGATTTACGGGCCGGTTCTTACCATCAGAAAATTCTCGGATACACCGTTTACAATTAATAATTTGATTCAATTCCAGACGCTAAGCACGGAAATGGCTGACTTCATTGAAGCTTGTGTTGTTTCACAGCTCAATATTTTCATCAGCGGTGGAACGGGTTCAGGGAAAACATCGACATTGAATGTGCTTTCTTCCTTTATTCCGGAAAACGAGCGGATTGTGACGATCGAGGATGCCGCAGAGTTAAAGCTTTCGCAGGAGCATGTGGTCGCTCTTGAATCGAGGCCTCCGAATATTGAAGGACAGGGTGCCATCTCTATCCGCGATCTTGTCAGGAACTCCCTCAGGATGCGGCCGGACAGGATTATTGTTGGGGAAGTAAGGAGCGCAGAGGCGCTTGATATGCTCCAGGCGATGAACACCGGCCATGATGGAAGCCTTGGGACCGGGCACGCCAACTCGCCAAGGGACTTGCTGGCCAGGCTGGAGACAATGGTGCTGATGGCCGGTTTTGATCTGCCAGTCCGCGCCATTAGGGAACAAATCTCAAGTGCACTCGATATTATCATCCATCAGACCAGGATGAAGGATGGGACGCGGAAAATCACCCATATCACTGAAGTCCTTGGGCTGGAAGGGGATACGATAGTTACACAGGATATTTTTATCTTTAAGGAAACAGGCTTGACCGAAGAAGGGAAGATCAAGGGAAGATTCAAGTCAACCGGAATCCGCCCTGCTTGTGCTGACAGGCTTGAGCTGTCAGGATTCACCATCCCTGCCTCCTGGTATGT
- a CDS encoding AAA family ATPase, which yields MTWFVVAKHAEVYEELKKHAIVLNSDVKWLKSKGDLAENTEKGLVFLTVTRDDSMEDLYEELRTFSDSGQGIPILIDLEGQVDIRKAIRAGAYDVLPYPVSIETMKETVKEAGRLLMQEKAEPKLEAPKQAASDKKARIITVCSTKGGVGKTTFTVNLAAAFAKQRKKVAVVDLDLQFGDVAMFFDCKPKKTIYEWVKEEYYGQPEKLSGYMHSANEYIDIMAAPIRPEFSEVILEEHVQKLADYLRPHYDVVLFDTAPYVEGNILTALEKSDDIFLVTFLDLPTLKNCKIFIDTLESLALVNKAKIVLNRDSKKRGMNKETAEEVLGMKIHTRIPDLEKVVVTSVNEGNPFVYSYPRAKISKVMYSLAQDFFGKPEKKKKRSLFAKKVVNEGGLV from the coding sequence ATGACATGGTTTGTAGTGGCGAAGCATGCCGAGGTTTATGAGGAATTGAAAAAACATGCCATTGTCTTGAACTCTGACGTGAAGTGGCTGAAATCAAAGGGAGATCTGGCGGAAAACACGGAAAAGGGGCTCGTTTTCCTGACGGTAACCAGAGATGATAGTATGGAAGATTTATATGAAGAATTGAGAACGTTCTCGGATTCTGGGCAAGGGATTCCTATCTTGATCGATCTTGAAGGCCAAGTAGATATCCGGAAGGCGATTAGGGCGGGCGCGTATGATGTCCTGCCTTATCCAGTTTCAATTGAAACAATGAAAGAAACGGTGAAGGAAGCGGGCCGGCTTCTTATGCAGGAAAAGGCTGAGCCGAAACTAGAAGCGCCGAAACAGGCTGCTTCTGATAAAAAGGCCAGGATCATTACCGTCTGCAGCACGAAGGGTGGAGTAGGAAAAACAACGTTTACGGTAAATCTCGCCGCTGCCTTCGCGAAGCAGCGGAAGAAAGTGGCTGTTGTTGATCTTGATCTTCAATTTGGGGACGTTGCGATGTTTTTTGACTGCAAGCCGAAAAAGACCATTTACGAGTGGGTGAAGGAGGAATATTACGGCCAGCCGGAAAAGCTGAGCGGCTATATGCATTCGGCCAATGAGTACATAGACATCATGGCGGCGCCTATCAGGCCGGAGTTTTCGGAAGTCATCCTTGAAGAGCATGTCCAGAAACTGGCTGACTATTTACGTCCGCACTATGACGTTGTGCTTTTCGACACCGCCCCATATGTGGAAGGCAATATTTTGACGGCACTTGAAAAGTCGGACGACATCTTTCTTGTTACCTTTCTCGACTTGCCGACGTTGAAGAACTGCAAAATCTTTATTGATACGCTGGAGTCGCTGGCACTGGTCAATAAGGCAAAAATCGTCCTGAACCGTGACTCGAAAAAACGGGGAATGAACAAGGAAACTGCTGAAGAAGTGCTCGGTATGAAAATCCATACCCGCATTCCGGATCTTGAAAAAGTGGTCGTTACGTCTGTGAATGAAGGGAATCCATTTGTCTATTCTTATCCAAGGGCGAAAATATCGAAGGTCATGTATTCCCTCGCCCAGGATTTCTTCGGAAAACCGGAAAAAAAGAAGAAACGGTCGCTTTTTGCAAAAAAGGTCGTCAATGAAGGGGGGCTTGTTTAA
- the cpaB gene encoding Flp pilus assembly protein CpaB, with translation MKSKKLWIWSLIFGLVATSFLYFIINSRATTQTAAPAASKPASTESKNKPEKLQATKAASAKTAAAAEKNPDENELLPIGEGKRAMTIQVTDVQGVGGFIKPDSHVDVVAKLIVPEDAKKGQHDAGTMILQNTRVLAVGHAADDEETRKKYQMVTLEVNPREGLALGFSTKYELYLMLRKEGDNQLEKKHTHVHEDELHEGVFLK, from the coding sequence ATGAAATCTAAAAAACTATGGATCTGGTCTTTAATATTCGGTCTGGTTGCCACTTCATTTCTATATTTTATTATCAATTCGAGGGCCACTACTCAAACTGCCGCACCCGCTGCATCCAAACCAGCATCCACAGAATCTAAGAATAAACCGGAAAAATTACAAGCCACCAAAGCCGCTTCTGCAAAGACCGCTGCTGCAGCAGAAAAGAATCCAGACGAAAATGAGTTGCTGCCCATAGGTGAGGGAAAAAGGGCAATGACCATCCAGGTAACAGATGTACAGGGAGTGGGTGGTTTTATCAAACCTGATTCCCATGTAGATGTTGTTGCAAAGCTGATTGTTCCCGAGGATGCGAAAAAGGGGCAGCATGACGCAGGCACTATGATTCTTCAAAATACACGTGTTCTTGCGGTAGGTCATGCTGCAGATGATGAGGAAACGAGGAAAAAATATCAGATGGTGACGCTTGAGGTAAATCCAAGGGAAGGCCTCGCACTTGGATTTTCCACTAAATATGAACTATACCTAATGCTCCGCAAAGAAGGAGATAATCAGCTCGAGAAGAAGCATACTCACGTGCATGAAGATGAACTTCACGAAGGGGTGTTTTTGAAATGA
- a CDS encoding pilus assembly protein TadG-related protein, whose translation MKKILKNEDGNVLVIVAVFMIALFGFTAMVVDAGGLFLEKSKLQKALDAAVLAGAQDLISSETKAKQTAMLIADKNNFKLTTSDLKTGPDYIQATKTISKGLTFAKILGINSSEVKAFSKAIVGGSLISSKGVVPVGVLSKEYKANGKYIMHFQPGNPDNAAKSGNFGFLDLTEEKGNNLKNEIINGAELKVSDDMHSWTQTGLQWGNVKAGFEARISADKNAGRTYCENASTADDSCKRVIIVPMVEDFDGASGTSEVKIVGFAMFWIESVDKHAITGQFIKEISIGEFGTGKDFGIYKVSLIE comes from the coding sequence ATGAAAAAGATACTTAAAAATGAAGATGGGAATGTGTTAGTGATCGTTGCGGTTTTTATGATTGCTCTTTTTGGTTTTACCGCGATGGTGGTTGATGCGGGAGGATTATTTTTGGAAAAAAGCAAGTTGCAAAAAGCACTCGATGCGGCAGTTTTGGCTGGTGCCCAAGATTTAATATCTAGTGAAACTAAGGCCAAGCAAACTGCAATGTTAATTGCGGATAAAAACAATTTCAAATTGACAACATCGGATCTAAAAACTGGTCCAGATTATATACAGGCTACCAAAACCATTAGCAAGGGACTAACCTTTGCAAAAATATTAGGAATAAATAGTTCCGAAGTTAAAGCATTTTCGAAAGCAATAGTCGGAGGCTCTTTAATAAGCAGTAAAGGAGTCGTTCCGGTTGGGGTATTATCCAAAGAATATAAGGCAAACGGAAAATATATTATGCACTTTCAGCCGGGAAACCCTGACAATGCAGCAAAAAGCGGGAACTTCGGTTTTTTGGATTTAACAGAAGAAAAGGGAAATAATTTAAAAAATGAGATAATTAATGGCGCTGAGTTGAAGGTGAGTGATGATATGCATTCATGGACCCAAACCGGTCTTCAATGGGGGAATGTTAAAGCTGGATTTGAGGCTAGAATATCTGCGGATAAAAATGCTGGCAGAACATACTGTGAGAATGCAAGTACCGCTGATGACTCATGTAAACGGGTAATCATTGTTCCGATGGTTGAAGATTTCGATGGCGCATCAGGGACTTCAGAGGTCAAGATCGTTGGATTTGCAATGTTTTGGATTGAGTCTGTAGATAAACATGCAATTACTGGTCAATTTATCAAAGAGATCTCAATTGGCGAATTTGGCACAGGAAAGGACTTTGGTATATACAAAGTCTCCTTAATTGAATAA
- a CDS encoding TadE/TadG family type IV pilus assembly protein, giving the protein MKSEKGQSMVETALILPIVLMLLFGIVDFGRIFHAYLTLDHAGREAARLASIQKSNADITSKISSSTAGLDSSKLTVTISPNEAARTSGTDATITLVYKIDFITPFVTSLASPLTLTDTTVMRVE; this is encoded by the coding sequence ATGAAGTCTGAGAAAGGGCAATCGATGGTTGAAACAGCCCTTATTCTTCCTATAGTTCTTATGTTGTTGTTCGGGATTGTGGATTTTGGCCGTATATTTCATGCCTACTTAACATTGGATCATGCCGGCAGGGAAGCCGCACGACTAGCTAGTATTCAAAAAAGCAACGCAGATATAACCTCGAAGATAAGTTCATCTACTGCGGGTCTTGACTCCAGCAAACTGACTGTAACGATATCTCCAAATGAGGCAGCCAGGACGAGCGGTACAGATGCCACAATTACGCTTGTTTATAAGATCGATTTTATAACTCCTTTTGTTACCAGCTTAGCATCACCATTAACATTGACTGATACTACCGTTATGAGGGTGGAGTAG
- a CDS encoding A24 family peptidase produces MENILLLILLLICTVTDIKSRKILNIVTFPAIIIGFLLYLFTNGYEGFLFSGKGFLVGLGVLFIPFAMGGIGAGDVKLMAAIGTMKGAFFVFYAFLYAAIVGGLIALFILIWRRDVKGFFARIINSLLLLSFNKSKESIQVSKTDLAPTFPYGVAIAVGTVALLFMEGRI; encoded by the coding sequence TTGGAGAATATTCTTCTTCTCATTTTATTGCTTATTTGTACAGTTACGGATATCAAGTCAAGGAAAATCCTGAATATTGTAACTTTTCCCGCCATCATTATTGGTTTCCTCCTTTATTTATTCACCAATGGCTATGAAGGCTTCTTGTTTAGCGGTAAAGGCTTTCTAGTAGGATTAGGAGTTCTTTTTATACCATTCGCTATGGGAGGCATTGGCGCTGGTGATGTAAAGCTGATGGCTGCGATTGGAACAATGAAGGGAGCTTTTTTCGTATTTTATGCATTTTTATATGCTGCAATTGTTGGTGGATTAATTGCACTCTTTATTTTAATTTGGCGAAGAGATGTAAAAGGTTTTTTTGCAAGAATCATAAATTCACTTTTGCTTCTTTCATTTAATAAAAGCAAGGAATCAATTCAGGTTAGTAAAACAGATCTCGCACCAACATTTCCTTACGGAGTAGCAATTGCCGTCGGTACGGTAGCCTTGCTCTTCATGGAGGGAAGGATATGA
- a CDS encoding Flp family type IVb pilin — MNLLSRIVKEEEGQALTEYGLIIGLVSVVLIGALAVLSGSIEKVFNDIRDKLNPKTTP; from the coding sequence ATGAACTTGTTGAGCAGAATCGTCAAAGAAGAAGAAGGCCAGGCACTAACGGAGTATGGGTTGATTATTGGGTTGGTTTCAGTTGTTCTAATCGGCGCATTAGCAGTTTTAAGTGGCTCAATAGAAAAAGTTTTTAATGACATTAGAGATAAATTAAATCCAAAAACAACTCCATAA
- a CDS encoding DUF192 domain-containing protein: MGRNVVIIPFPVIKADSFFTRFKGLMFRKEPISNEGLWILPCNAVHMFFMSFPLDIVLLNEQHNVVRCYPHLKPWTATKPEKRAHSTLELPAGTISRLGIEIGNQIKFDVRLGKKD; the protein is encoded by the coding sequence ATGGGCAGAAACGTTGTTATTATCCCTTTTCCTGTAATAAAAGCAGATTCTTTTTTTACTAGATTTAAGGGGCTGATGTTCAGGAAGGAGCCTATCTCAAACGAAGGTTTATGGATCTTGCCGTGCAATGCAGTCCACATGTTCTTTATGTCGTTCCCATTAGACATCGTTCTTCTTAACGAACAGCATAATGTTGTCCGTTGCTACCCTCATCTCAAACCCTGGACAGCAACAAAGCCGGAAAAGAGAGCACATTCCACACTTGAACTTCCCGCAGGTACAATCAGCAGGCTCGGAATCGAAATTGGGAATCAAATCAAATTTGATGTCCGTCTGGGGAAAAAGGATTAA
- a CDS encoding isochorismatase family protein, whose product MGNTALLVIDAQVGIIEGPKHGPVYDKERLLETMKKVIDRARQKEIPIIYIVDTDVAEPDSMEFQVHPHIVPLKDDTILTKRATDAFHFTTLHEYLLTLEISHLVAIGCKTEFCVDTTCRRATTLGYDVTLVADGHSTTDNNVLKAKEIIAHHNCNLNGLDNIDHFILVRKSDEDIFKHKHMDYK is encoded by the coding sequence ATGGGGAATACGGCTTTATTGGTGATTGATGCGCAGGTGGGGATTATTGAGGGGCCGAAGCACGGGCCGGTTTATGACAAAGAGCGGCTCCTGGAAACGATGAAAAAGGTGATTGACAGGGCCCGGCAAAAGGAAATTCCAATCATTTATATTGTCGATACGGATGTGGCGGAACCTGATTCGATGGAATTCCAGGTGCATCCCCATATTGTCCCTTTAAAGGACGATACAATCCTGACGAAGCGAGCAACCGATGCCTTCCATTTCACCACCCTTCATGAATACCTGCTCACATTGGAAATCAGCCATTTGGTTGCGATAGGCTGCAAGACGGAATTCTGTGTCGACACTACCTGCCGCCGGGCGACAACGCTTGGCTATGATGTGACCCTTGTCGCGGACGGGCATTCGACGACTGACAATAATGTCCTAAAAGCGAAAGAAATCATTGCCCACCATAACTGCAACCTGAACGGCCTTGATAATATTGACCATTTCATCCTTGTCCGAAAATCTGATGAAGATATTTTCAAGCATAAACATATGGATTATAAATAA
- a CDS encoding DedA family protein: MENWILSFMNEYGYIGIFLLIALENIFPPIPSEVILTFAGFMTTTSKMSVTGAVAVSTFGSVAGAAVLYGVGRILDVERLEKIVDRWGRVLRLSKKDLYKADAWFDKYGVWTVFFCRLVPLVRSLISIPAGMSGMKFPIFLLLTTIGTLIWNTILVNAGAMLGASWTDIAGYMDVFSNVVYVLLACAVLYFIVKFVRKRT, from the coding sequence ATGGAGAACTGGATTTTATCATTTATGAACGAATACGGGTACATAGGGATTTTCCTTTTGATTGCCCTTGAAAATATTTTTCCCCCGATTCCATCGGAAGTCATTCTTACCTTTGCTGGCTTTATGACGACCACCTCTAAAATGAGCGTCACAGGAGCGGTCGCGGTCTCGACTTTCGGTTCAGTCGCCGGGGCGGCGGTCTTGTATGGAGTTGGCCGGATTTTGGATGTTGAAAGGCTTGAAAAGATTGTTGACCGTTGGGGACGGGTCCTTCGATTATCAAAAAAAGATCTATACAAAGCGGATGCCTGGTTTGACAAATATGGTGTATGGACCGTTTTTTTCTGCCGGCTTGTCCCGCTCGTCAGAAGTCTCATTTCAATTCCGGCAGGCATGTCCGGGATGAAATTTCCAATCTTTCTCCTTCTGACTACAATAGGCACGCTCATCTGGAATACAATCCTTGTCAACGCCGGCGCCATGCTTGGTGCCTCGTGGACAGACATTGCCGGCTATATGGACGTATTTTCGAATGTGGTTTATGTATTGCTGGCATGTGCCGTATTGTATTTTATTGTAAAGTTTGTCAGGAAGCGCACCTAA
- a CDS encoding DEAD/DEAH box helicase, producing the protein MYGCYPIFASPDHDGKFAFLAGNRENQTYDFEKKAGISLPDFINLGISAGMAGILRENGIAVPTPIQELAIPAALGGKDLIAQAQTGTGKTLAFILPILEKLDREAGHIQALVVTPTRELALQITAELGKLVSGSGVNVLAVYGGQDVEKQLKKLDKGVQIVVGTPGRLLDHIRRETVRLGNLSTLVLDEADQMLHIGFLNEVEAIIRETPAGRQTMLFSATMPEDVRMLAKKHMRDPEYMQVEKTQGPAETVNQLAVQTTDRGKQGALMELVKTHRPFMAVVFCRTKRRVGRLYEVLKANGFSCEELHGDLSQAKREQVMKRFRDAEFQLLIATDVAARGLDVEGVTHVFNYDMPQDADSYVHRIGRTGRAGTQGLAITLFTAADRQELLALEKELAIRIKKENAPGFKEVPRTEAAGRRQDGKKDRRDSGKSDGDRKERKSDGSRQNTRRSTTAGGGRPERKVGETRKADAKRDKKPSSNNRNQEGGNSREGRSVGQSPKPRTKTAIGKSPSSRQKRNQPAGRGRRK; encoded by the coding sequence ATGTATGGCTGCTATCCGATTTTTGCTTCACCGGACCATGACGGCAAATTTGCATTTTTGGCCGGAAACAGGGAAAATCAAACGTATGACTTTGAGAAGAAAGCAGGGATTTCATTGCCTGATTTTATAAATTTGGGGATTTCAGCAGGAATGGCCGGAATATTACGCGAAAACGGCATTGCTGTACCAACACCGATCCAGGAGCTGGCGATTCCAGCCGCCCTTGGCGGGAAGGATTTGATTGCCCAGGCACAGACCGGGACAGGGAAGACGCTGGCGTTTATTTTGCCTATATTGGAGAAGCTCGATAGGGAAGCTGGCCACATCCAGGCCTTAGTCGTGACGCCGACAAGGGAACTTGCCTTACAAATTACAGCCGAACTCGGAAAGCTTGTTTCAGGGTCTGGCGTGAACGTATTGGCGGTTTACGGCGGGCAGGATGTGGAAAAGCAGCTGAAGAAGCTCGATAAAGGAGTGCAGATCGTTGTCGGGACCCCAGGCAGACTGCTGGACCATATCCGGAGAGAAACCGTCCGTCTCGGGAATCTGTCGACGCTCGTCCTCGATGAAGCGGACCAAATGCTTCACATCGGCTTCCTGAATGAAGTGGAGGCCATTATCCGTGAAACGCCAGCGGGAAGACAGACGATGCTTTTTTCGGCAACCATGCCTGAAGATGTCCGCATGCTTGCAAAAAAACATATGCGGGATCCGGAATATATGCAAGTCGAGAAAACGCAGGGGCCGGCGGAAACAGTAAACCAGCTCGCTGTCCAGACAACAGACCGCGGCAAGCAGGGGGCCTTGATGGAATTGGTCAAAACTCACCGCCCGTTCATGGCGGTTGTCTTTTGCCGGACAAAACGGCGGGTGGGAAGGCTTTATGAAGTCCTGAAGGCGAATGGCTTTTCCTGTGAAGAGCTGCATGGCGACCTTTCCCAGGCAAAGCGGGAACAGGTCATGAAGCGGTTCCGGGACGCGGAGTTCCAGCTCTTGATCGCCACCGATGTCGCAGCGCGCGGGCTGGATGTGGAAGGCGTCACCCATGTGTTCAACTACGATATGCCGCAGGATGCCGACAGCTATGTCCACCGGATTGGCAGGACAGGCCGTGCCGGAACGCAGGGGCTTGCAATCACTTTATTTACCGCAGCGGACAGGCAGGAACTGCTGGCGCTTGAAAAGGAATTGGCCATCCGGATTAAAAAAGAGAACGCTCCAGGATTTAAGGAAGTACCACGGACTGAAGCAGCAGGGCGAAGGCAGGATGGCAAAAAGGATCGAAGAGACAGCGGGAAATCAGATGGCGACCGGAAGGAACGAAAATCAGATGGAAGCCGACAAAATACTAGGCGCAGCACAACAGCAGGCGGCGGGCGTCCCGAGCGGAAGGTTGGAGAGACACGCAAGGCCGATGCTAAAAGAGATAAAAAACCTTCTTCTAATAACAGAAACCAAGAAGGAGGAAATTCCAGGGAAGGGCGTTCGGTAGGTCAAAGCCCCAAGCCGCGGACCAAAACAGCCATTGGTAAATCTCCGTCTTCCCGTCAAAAACGAAATCAGCCTGCTGGAAGGGGCAGGAGAAAATAA
- a CDS encoding selenium metabolism-associated LysR family transcriptional regulator: MDFHQLFVFTKVVEHKSFSKAAEDIFLSQSTVSSHIQSLEKMLNVRLFDRVGRDIILTPHGERLYQWALKLLLLKDEALLDLNEGMAEFRGSIRMAASSVPGQFIIPKMVKQFREAYPAAAFNISQFPSKAVADKVLSGTVDVGLLGAKYENEKLAYFPLLKEKLVLVTHKDITLDEPVSIHAVKKYPLVMRHSDSGTNTMLEHLFKKAGILKEQLNIIAYTDSGQSLIQFIRQGIGISIMSEIAARDYAEHQMVNMYELAGLHDERFFYLVYNKAKTLPLISKLFVDFASIGGFRLAEAD; this comes from the coding sequence ATGGATTTTCACCAGTTATTTGTTTTTACAAAAGTAGTCGAACATAAAAGCTTTTCAAAGGCGGCCGAGGATATTTTTTTGAGCCAATCGACGGTTTCTTCCCATATCCAGTCATTGGAGAAGATGCTGAATGTCCGCTTGTTTGATCGGGTCGGGAGGGATATCATCCTGACACCGCATGGCGAGCGCCTGTATCAATGGGCATTGAAGCTGCTGCTTTTAAAAGATGAAGCCCTCCTCGACTTGAACGAGGGGATGGCTGAATTCCGCGGCAGCATCCGCATGGCCGCGAGTTCTGTGCCCGGGCAGTTCATTATTCCAAAAATGGTGAAGCAGTTCCGTGAGGCGTACCCCGCCGCAGCCTTTAATATTTCGCAGTTCCCATCCAAAGCGGTCGCCGATAAAGTCCTTAGCGGCACAGTTGATGTCGGACTGCTAGGTGCGAAATATGAGAATGAGAAACTGGCATACTTCCCTCTACTAAAAGAGAAGTTGGTGCTGGTCACCCATAAAGATATCACTTTGGATGAACCGGTAAGCATCCATGCCGTTAAAAAGTACCCGCTCGTTATGCGCCACTCCGATTCGGGGACAAATACCATGCTGGAACATCTCTTTAAAAAAGCAGGCATACTGAAAGAACAATTGAATATCATTGCCTATACTGACTCGGGACAAAGCTTAATCCAGTTCATCAGGCAAGGCATCGGGATTTCGATTATGTCTGAAATCGCAGCGCGGGATTATGCAGAACACCAGATGGTGAACATGTATGAGCTGGCCGGCTTACATGATGAGCGCTTTTTCTACCTCGTCTACAATAAGGCCAAAACGCTTCCGCTCATATCGAAGCTTTTCGTGGACTTTGCTTCGATTGGAGGATTCAGGCTGGCAGAGGCCGACTAG
- a CDS encoding GNAT family N-acetyltransferase has protein sequence MLSKLQLEEIRELQTVCEEDGGFILKLNWDMLATRPQGRQDDFFRYENGKLVGFIGVYGFGNKVELCGMIRPEYRRQGIFSGLLAEAIAEAKNRGARQILLNAPAGSQSGKAFLATVPNRYFMTEYQMKWDGTAPATSEGVMLRPSTERDLPLEVRLEIECFGFTEEEAVSFHKELKTAGNEDFYMIESNGEPVGKMRVDHPDGEAWIYGFAVLPAYQGKGIGRKALSAIITKENLAGFPLFLEVEAKNAHALRLYESVGFKVYHAQDYYEYTQ, from the coding sequence ATGCTTTCCAAACTGCAACTTGAAGAAATAAGGGAATTACAGACCGTCTGTGAGGAAGATGGCGGCTTCATTCTTAAATTGAATTGGGATATGCTCGCCACACGCCCGCAAGGCAGGCAGGATGATTTCTTCCGTTATGAGAACGGTAAGCTCGTCGGGTTCATCGGCGTGTACGGATTCGGGAACAAGGTCGAGCTTTGCGGGATGATCCGCCCTGAGTACCGCCGGCAAGGAATTTTTTCAGGCTTGCTGGCTGAAGCGATTGCTGAAGCTAAAAACCGCGGAGCCAGGCAAATCCTTCTGAATGCGCCTGCTGGATCTCAATCGGGAAAAGCCTTTCTGGCCACAGTGCCAAACCGATATTTCATGACTGAATACCAGATGAAATGGGATGGGACTGCGCCTGCCACGAGTGAAGGAGTAATGCTCCGCCCGTCCACTGAGCGTGATCTTCCTTTGGAAGTCAGACTTGAAATTGAATGTTTTGGTTTTACCGAAGAAGAAGCAGTTTCCTTCCATAAAGAGTTGAAAACTGCCGGAAATGAAGATTTCTACATGATCGAGTCGAATGGTGAGCCTGTCGGAAAAATGAGGGTCGACCATCCTGATGGAGAAGCTTGGATTTACGGCTTCGCTGTCCTTCCCGCCTATCAAGGAAAAGGCATCGGCAGAAAGGCACTTTCGGCTATTATCACGAAGGAAAATTTGGCGGGTTTTCCGCTGTTCCTTGAAGTGGAGGCAAAGAATGCACATGCATTAAGGCTGTATGAATCGGTCGGCTTCAAGGTTTACCACGCCCAGGATTATTATGAATATACGCAGTAA
- a CDS encoding SAM-dependent methyltransferase — protein MFTVKPVGRVCNSRKEIRDDYWGDVISEIEMNEILDGSCLEGIEDFSHLEIIFLFHLLPEDKIQIGARRPRNNPDWPVTGIFAQRGKNRPNRIGATIVKLLNRDGSKLTVSGLDAIDGTPVIDIKPVMKEFLPKEEILQPEWASELMEDYWK, from the coding sequence ATGTTTACAGTTAAACCGGTCGGAAGGGTGTGCAACAGCCGCAAGGAAATAAGGGATGATTATTGGGGAGATGTCATCTCGGAAATAGAAATGAACGAAATTCTCGACGGAAGCTGCTTGGAAGGAATCGAAGACTTCTCCCATCTTGAAATCATTTTCCTGTTCCATCTTCTCCCTGAGGACAAAATCCAGATAGGGGCAAGGCGGCCGAGGAATAATCCTGATTGGCCGGTTACGGGCATCTTCGCGCAGCGGGGAAAAAACAGGCCGAACCGGATTGGCGCCACCATTGTAAAACTGCTGAACCGCGACGGCTCGAAGTTGACCGTTTCGGGACTTGATGCGATTGACGGCACCCCGGTTATTGATATAAAACCTGTCATGAAGGAATTTTTGCCAAAAGAAGAAATCCTGCAGCCGGAATGGGCAAGTGAATTGATGGAAGATTACTGGAAATAG